tctccaGTTCCGCCACACGGCAACCCAGCGCACCGAGGCAAGTTTCAAAGCGTTCGCCGAAGGACTGTTTGGACGTGAGGAAGCGCAGCGAGTGAAATCGATGCCAGCAACGGATCCGGACCTGCTGCTCAAACCCTACGATTCCTGTCCAGATTATGGAGAGAATAAAAACCGAGACACGCGTGATGAAAATTCAGAAGTGAACAAGTTCATACGTTCCGGCCTATTCGCCGGGACGGTGTCAGACATTTCGCAGCGGCTCGGCTTCCGGCACAATTTGAGTGTGGAGCAGGTCGAAGTGATGTGGGACGCTTGCCGATATGAGCAGGCATGGCGAATTGCACGTCCCAGTCCGTTCTGTACTGCTTTCACCGAGGATCAGGTGCGGGTGCTCGAGTACAAGGAAGATCTTGCGTATTTTTATCGTAACAGCTACGGGTACAGCCGCAGCCAGGATCTTGCGTGTCATGCGATGGCCGATATGCTACGTCAACTATCATCCCGCGATGATCCATCAGTGGTGGCGTACTTTACGCATGACACACAAATTCAACTCTTCCTGGCGGCGCTGGGTGCAAAGCGTGATTCTACACCGCTACGGGCGGACAATTTTCCGTTTATGCGCAATCGCAAATACACGTCGAGTGACATCCCGTTTGCGGCTAATATAGCTGCAGTGAAGTACCAGTAAGTGCACAAAAGTGAAAGCTTGAGTCGCTTCTACTGTGTGGTAAGCCTAAGtatttctttaaaatataCCTCTTTCGTTTCTGACACAGGTGCGCCGAACAGAGAGAACCGGAAAAGGTGATATTTTTCCTCAACGAGAAGCCTATCATTCTCGACTGGTGCAGCGTGGGACTGTGCAACTGGTCGGACGTTAAGCGACAGTACCAAAGGTTTACTGGGGGCAACTGCGATCGATTCTACTGCCAGAGTAGCGGAGCCGGAGCACCCCAAGTTTGGTCCCATTTTGCTGTTGGCTTTGTTGTTCTCCTGTTAGCTTCGGTACGACATTTTACCATGCGTTAGTATTATTTTATGGCGTTGACAATTCATTGCCATTTCGTGGCTCTTATTTTGTAAGGAGGGTTGTAATCCGAATGTCCACTAAACTGTGTCATCGATTGTAAGGCATTTTTAAATCATACTAAAcacaaaatgtatgcattcTTTTACAACACTACTGTTTTTGGTTCATACTTATATTCTGACTGGCTACTGGTTGTTCGAGGAGGTATTTTACGTTTTTTAATGCTTAGCACGATGTGCAAGTTTGTTTCCCTCTACGAAATTATCGCATTTCACTGGCTGCTGTTGCGCTAAGTTTATTAATGCGAACGTGCGTCATCGTGAAGAGTTCATATTTTCCTATCCATACAATAAATACAATGAAATGctcgaaagaaacaaaacagctacAGTATATCCAGGTCAGTGAGGGGCACCTTAAAACTGTAACTTTTTTCCGAATTGAAACATCAcgcaggttttttttgcttgatcAAAAATATGATCGATTGTACAtccacaataaaaaaaaaacgaaagctaaatttaaacaacagtTTTTCTCACtatagaaattgaaaaaaattaaaacacttaAAATTTTACTCTTTTGCAATATatagtaaaatatttaattaaatgtatCTTCAGACAATGAAACAAGGTTTACTATTACGTGCAGAATAATATTACAAATTTGAAGGTGCTCAACTTTGACTCTAAGATATAAGAAGAACAAAGgaaatgcaatgcaatttgGAACagctataaaaataatcaaacaaactATAAAAAACCTCCACCATGTAATTTACTTCAGTTCCGGATATGGAGCGAATGCATCATTCGCCTTGGAAGAAGCTCTAGCAACAGTTCtgcgaaaaataaaggaaacggaaacgttAGTAATTGAAACAATATGATATGAAGGAAAATTAAAGGATGAATTCAGGTGACATGCCTCCgaatataaaatatgaaaacattgCTTTGCATAGATTCATATTTTCAAGAGTACAGTAGTTGCAACAGTGCTCCCTTACATTCTTACCGGAAAAAGAATGATGATCCACGcttatgctgctgttgcaaagCCAACCGTGTGTAACAATCGCTCCAGTTGATGTAATGATCCATCATCGGTGGAGTACCGGCTTTTAACCTAAAATtcgaaaggtaaataaaattcagTTTCCGCACGATACTACTGCATAGTGATTCAAACATCATTTACCTGGACCCTTGGACGGCCATACAGGTAGACACGACATGGTACGGATAAAACACACTTGTGAGGTAAAAGTGCGCGATAGTGTTTACGTGCCCGCAAACCGTTTTGTTGGCCCCTATGTACTTGGCGAACAGATAAGTAATTCCACTTGTCATGGTCATGCACCAGAAATCCATCAACAAGCGAGGAATTATCCCTGAAAAAAACCCGGCGATGCCTTCGTGTCTCCAGATTTCCTTGATCGAACCAAACAGCCCATTGTACACTTGTTCACGGCCAATGAACTGCGCCATCATGCGGATGGAAATCACATGGAATGGGTGGGAAATTACTACACCGCATAAGTGCGCAACAGTTTTCCGTAGCATACCGCCCGGTAGGGTTTTAACAACACCATCCTTGTCTTCAATGTACTCCTCAAAATCTTCATAAGTTGCATGGAACCAGTCAAATGCGGGATCATCTAAACGGGTGGGTGCTGGGCCTATCAGTATCAGGGAAAGTTTTTCACTGTAATATGAGGCCAACACATTACCCAGAAGCCTTGGGGTCAGGCCTCGGAAACAACCAGTGAACCCGTCGACGCTCTTAATGTACGCAGCTAGTGTGGACAGGTAGgatggaaattatttaatcGCATAAACGTGTACTTTTTGGCCGATAGCTTTTTTAGGTTAGGTTTAGGATAGGCTTTTATCTGAACTTACCGTACTGGAAAATATTTGGTAGCATCAAACGTTTCGCTCCGAACAGCGTTCGTCCGGGACGGGGTGCGATCGGTTCATAACCGAGCTAAAGGAAGTGATAAGACACAAGACGATAAATATAAGGCCTTTGTTGCGGATTAAGCCCACCATCGCACGACTACGTACCTGAATGAGCGTTTTGGAAAACTCGAGCGGATACAGTGCCGTCGAGCACAGGAGCCTAAATCCAAACCTCCATGCAGCATCGACCTCTTCATCTTCCTTTCGCTGCTTTCGACCCACATCTTGCATTATGCTAGCGTATGGCATCCTGAAGATTTTCTCTATTCGGGCTTATTTGTTCGCAAGCAACTATTGACACTATTGACTATTCCTTCGacgtaaagaaaacaacaatagCCGGAGCAGTTTATCGGCGGAATGACACAATTGTGATGTCCTCTCGCTCTATTCCATTCGTATTGCCAAAGTTTCTCATCGTCTCTCGCTTCATCTAATACTGCTGTACTGAAtcttaaaatttgttaaatgGGACCTAGTGTTGAAAATGCTACGGATGGAATCCCAACCGGCATTCGAAGTCATTCCGAGTGAACTTTTGGGTTCTCAGCCCGATAAGGTCTGGGCGCTGCATGGGGAGGTGGTATGCGGACTGTGGAACAGCATGCGACGAGTGAAGGTGTTGGGCAAAACTGCGCCCGGAATGAACGTTTGCCCTAGCTCtcatcgtttttttcattctccttCTTCGTCATCGCTGATCGTCTAAGCTGTCA
This Anopheles marshallii chromosome 3, idAnoMarsDA_429_01, whole genome shotgun sequence DNA region includes the following protein-coding sequences:
- the LOC128712759 gene encoding mitochondrial carrier homolog 2, giving the protein MPYASIMQDVGRKQRKEDEEVDAAWRFGFRLLCSTALYPLEFSKTLIQLGYEPIAPRPGRTLFGAKRLMLPNIFQYAAYIKSVDGFTGCFRGLTPRLLGNVLASYYSEKLSLILIGPAPTRLDDPAFDWFHATYEDFEEYIEDKDGVVKTLPGGMLRKTVAHLCGVVISHPFHVISIRMMAQFIGREQVYNGLFGSIKEIWRHEGIAGFFSGIIPRLLMDFWCMTMTSGITYLFAKYIGANKTVCGHVNTIAHFYLTSVFYPYHVVSTCMAVQGSRLKAGTPPMMDHYINWSDCYTRLALQQQHKRGSSFFFRTVARASSKANDAFAPYPELK
- the LOC128715436 gene encoding multiple inositol polyphosphate phosphatase 1 — its product is MIPRVLQAILLLHCLVQLITAQRNTCCESYCYNDDTERKQVKHFATKTVYELIRAPDTDRQHIVPNCMPVKFWLLSRHGTRLPGKNDIIEMPKQLKLLQDSIMDNYFTRNSPPVNGRMCDEDLEMLRNWHWDPNITVQYDSHLTEQGWEDLKYLAVRTKEKYWQVFGSGYQPSKFTFRHTATQRTEASFKAFAEGLFGREEAQRVKSMPATDPDLLLKPYDSCPDYGENKNRDTRDENSEVNKFIRSGLFAGTVSDISQRLGFRHNLSVEQVEVMWDACRYEQAWRIARPSPFCTAFTEDQVRVLEYKEDLAYFYRNSYGYSRSQDLACHAMADMLRQLSSRDDPSVVAYFTHDTQIQLFLAALGAKRDSTPLRADNFPFMRNRKYTSSDIPFAANIAAVKYQCAEQREPEKVIFFLNEKPIILDWCSVGLCNWSDVKRQYQRFTGGNCDRFYCQSSGAGAPQVWSHFAVGFVVLLLASVRHFTMR